The nucleotide sequence GGTTTCATTGATTATCCTAGTGATCATCATTATCTTGGCGTTCACTTCAAGTTTCTGGCAACCACATAATCCAAATGCAACCAATCCTAACTTGGCAAACTTGCCTCCTAAGATTCCTGGAATTGACATTAACGGATTTAACGGAACTTTGAATCAGTCGGGAACAAGAGTTGATGCTTATGCTCAAGCCGGTGCTGGTAAGGGGATTCACTACCTTATGGGTACTGATTACCTTGGTCGTGACTTGTTCTCGCGGGTACTTTACGGTACTAGAATTTCATTGATCATCGCCTTAGTTGCCAGTTTCTTCGACCTAACCATTGGGGTTCTTTACGGAATCGTTTCAGGTTGGAAGGGTGGCCGAGTTGATAACGTTATGCAACGGATTATTGAAATTATGCTTTCAATTCCATACATCGTTATCATGGTGCTTTTGATTTTGGTATTGAAACCAGGTATGAGTGCCATCATCTTGGCTATCGCCATTACCAGCTGGATCAACATGGCCCGACTGGTAAGAGCTCAAACTTTGGAACTTAAAAACCAAGAGTTTATCTTGGCAGCAAGAACTTTGGGTGAAAGCCCACTTAAGATTGCCTTTAAGCACCTTTTGCCCAACTTGAGTAGTGTTATCATCATCAACATGATGTTCACTATCCCAACCGCAATCTTTAACGAAGCGTTCCTTTCATACATTGGTATCGGAATTAGTGCTCCACAAGCCTCACTTGGTACTTTGATCAGTGATGGCCAAAAGAACTTCCAATTCTTGCCTTACCAAATGTGGTATCCAGCAATCGTGCTGTCAATTTTGATGATTGCATTTAACATCCTCGGTGATGGTTTGCGTGATGCATTCGATCCAAAGAGTAGGGAGTAGGTGATTTTGAGATGGAAAATGAAAAGAATGTGCTAGAGGTTAGAAATCTCGAAATCAACTTTAAGACGTACGCAGGTACGGTTAACGCTATTCGTGATGTTAGTTTTGATTTACGTAAGGGTGAAACCCTTGCAATTGTTGGGGAATCTGGTTCAGGTAAGTCAGTTACGACTCGTTCAATCATGGGACTACTTGCAAACAATGCGGTGGTTGCCAATGGTTCAATTACGTACAAGGACCAAGACCTATTAAAGAAGTCAGATAAAGAAATGGATGAACTTCGTGGTAAGGATATCGCTGAAATTTTCCAAGACCCAATGACTTCACTAGACCCAACTATGAAAATTGGTAAACAAATCGCTGAACCTTTGATGATCCATAAAGGGATGAAGAAGGAAAAGGCGTATGCTCAAGCATTGGAAATGATGAAGTTAGTTGGTATCACTGACGCTGAAAAGCGGATCAACAACTATCCTCACCAATTCTCAGGTGGTATGAGACAACGGATCGTTATTGCGATTGCGTTGGTCAACTACCCAGAAATCTTGATTGCTGATGAGCCCACCACTGCGTTGGACGTTACAATTCAAGCTCAGATTCTTGATTTGATGAAAGAACTTCAGGAAAAAATCAACACTTCAATTATTTTCATCACCCATGACCTTGGTGTGGTTGCCGGAATGGCTGACCGGGTTGCGGTTATGTATGCTGGAAAAATTGTTGAGTATGGTACCGTTGACGAAATTTTCTACAATCCTAAGCACCCCTATACTTGGGGATTGTTGAACTCAATGCCAACCCTTGATACTGAAGGTTCAGAATTACCATCAATTCCAGGAACACCGCCTGATTTGTTGGATCCACCGGCAGGGGATGCGTTTGCTCCAAGAAATCCGTACGCCTTAAAGGTAGATACGGAACAAGAACCACCTTTCTTTAAAGTTTCAGACACTCACTATGCTGCAACTTGGTTATTGGACGAACGGGCACCAAAAGTGACCCCTCCAGATCCAATTATTCAACGTCAAAAGCACTTTGCTGAGTTGGTCGAAAAAGAGAAGAGCCGTAGTTTAGGCGCACACGTTAATGAACAGGAGGAACAACTTTAATGGATTATTCAAAAGCCAGAAAAATACTGGAAGTTAGCCATTTGAAGCAATACTTCAATATTGGCAAACCAAATGAAGTTCATGCGGTTGATGACATCAGTTTTGACGTGTATGAAGGTGAAACCTTTGGGTTAGTTGGTGAATCAGGATCAGGTAAGACGACTACTGGTCGGGCTATCATCCATTTGTACGAACCAACTGAAGGTGAAATTACGTTTGATGGTCAAGATGTGTCTAAGTTAAATACGAAGGAAAAGCGTCAGCACTTCCGCCGTGAAATGCAGATGATTTTCCAAGATCCATACGCTTCATTGAACCCAAGAATGAAGGTTAAGGATATCGTTGCTGAAGGAATTGATATCAACCACCTTGCTACTAGTAAGGAAGACCGTTCAAAACAAGTTGAAGACTTATTGGAAACTGTTGGGTTGAACAAAGACCATTCAAGCCGTTACCCACATGAATTTTCAGGTGGTCAACGTCAACGTATCGGGATTGCCCGTGCATTGGCTGTGCAACCACAATTTATTATCGCTGATGAACCAATTTCAGCACTTGATGTTTCGATTCAAGCCCAGGTCGTTAACTTGCTCAAAAAGTTGCAACGGGAAAAGAATTTGACATACTTATTCATTGCCCATGATTTATCAATGGTTAAGTACATCAGTGACCGAATTGGGGTTATGCATTATGGAAGAATGCTAGAAATTGCGTCATCTGACGAAATTTATGCTCACCCATTGCATGACTACACTGCCAGCCTACTATCAGCTGTGCCTGTCCCAGATCCTGATTACGAGCGTACTCGGGTTCAAAAGGACTATGATGCCAGCCAAGAGTTTGATGGTAAGGAAAGAAAACTTGTAGAAATCGTGCCACATCATTGGGTACGAGCAAGTGAAGATGAAATTCCTATGTACAAGGAACGGGCAATGGCCGCTCCGAAGACTAACAACAATTAAGAGAAAGCCGCGAATGAAAGTTCGCGGCTTTTTTTGTGTGCAATATTTATGAGGTTAGGGTTCAATTCACCTTTTTTGCACTCCCAATGGAACGTGGTGCGCACGACTTCGAACCTTTTAAAAACCAAAAAGTTTCAAAGATCGACGTTGTCGTAAGTCATACTGACTAACGACAATTTCACCACTGATTGGGGTGCATTTAGGGTGAATTGAAGGGCAACAAATTGTGTAAAAAAAGGACCACAAGATTATTCTTGTGATCCTTGATTGTTGTTGATAATGTGGGCACTGTATGCAGAACGACCTCCAACCTCAGACTTTTCTCTTAGCTACAAATTTGGCCTTGCGCACTTCGTTTGCTCAATTCAAAATTTTAAGCTAATGCTCAAAGTCTCCCGAGGTTGTCGGCACTCTACACAGAACGGCCTCCCTAAGCAATCATCTCCGCCTAATAAAAAAGTGAGACCGCGCACTTCGTTTGCTCGCTCCCACTTTTTAAATTAGTGCTCAATGATTCCCGCTTGCAGTCGGCACTCTACCTAGAACGGATTCACCCAGCAGTTCACTCGCCTAAGTACAAATTTTTGTCCGCGCACTTCGTTTGCTCACCCAAAAATTTGCAACTTAGTGCTCGTGAACTACCGCTGGGTTCAGCACTCTTCGTAAATCGGCTTCGCTAAACATTCATCTCCCTTAACGTTAAATCTCAACCGCGCACTACGTTTACTCGCTTTCGATTTTTCCGTTAATGGTCGATGAATCCCGTTTAGCTCAGCACTCTTTCCCTAATCCACCTTATTAAAATATTCCACCTGATAGTTTTTACCATCCCAGTTCACCTTGGTCACACTACCATTCTTCGTTGACACATCAACCGGAATGTCGCTCCAATGGCTCACTAGGTTTCTAATCAATGTTCCGTGGGTTGCCACCAAAATCTGGTCGCCATCCTTCGCGTTGGCAATCATCTTTTCAACGCCAGGAACAAATCTCTTCCAGAAATCCTTACCTGACTCAGCGTCACCGTATGGATCGGCAGCAGCAATCTTATCCTCTGCAGCTTCAATTCCATAACGACCAATCATTTCGTGAAATGAATTGTCCCCTGTTGGACCACCAATTGTATGCCAAGTCTTAACGTCATCTTCACCTTCGAAGTAACCGAAGTTAAGTTCACGCAGCTCTTCTAATTCAGTTGGTACATCGATAGCAACTGGATTTTCAGCCAGCATTAACTTAGCAGTTTGAACAGCACGACGAGCGTCACTTGAGTAAGCAGCGGCAAACTTAATGTCGCTAAGACGCTTTCCGGCGTCTTTGGCATCGTTGATTCCCTTTTCTGTGAGGGGAGAGTCAGCGTAACCTTGAATTCTGTGGTATTTGTTTAAAAATGTTTGTCCATGGCGAACAAAGTACAGTGAGATTGTCATCTTAAATCCTCCAATGTATACATTTGTTTGGAAACACTATTATTTTACCATATCTACCCGAGTTCTGTGGCGTATACCAATTTGAAATTAAAATTTTCAATATATTAAAAAAGACCGCGATATCATCGCATTTCTTTGAATTTTCTGCCTAACTATGCTAAACTATTTAGTCAAGTTGTTAGGGGGTAAGAACATGGCAGACAACATTAAAACGCAAGAGCAGCACCATCTCGACCACGTTACCAAAGAGATAAAAGCCGCTGAAAAAGACTTCTCTAGTAAAGTAAAATCTACTAAGAGAGATATTAAGGGAATCAACGACAATTTTAGTAACGACGTGCGAATCAAGACCGATACATATAGCGGTATGATGGAAACTGCAATGTCGATTAGACAGCAACAGCAAATGCTTGCTGAACGTGAAAACCGACAGGAATACGCAGCCAAGCAATTGGCAACATTGACAAAGTTGGAGAAGAATCCATACTTTGCCAGAATTGACTTCAAAGAAAATGGTGAGGCTAAGCCCGAGACCATTTATATTGGTATGGCGTCATTCACCGATCGGCCAGATCATTATCTCATTTATGACTGGCGAGCTCCAATTTCAAGTATTTACTACAATGGTGGAATCGGTGACGTTACTTATGACACGCCTGATGGCGAACAAACCGTCAACGTTAAGTTGAAGCGGCAGTTCCAAATTGAAGGTGGCAAGATCAAGACTGTCTTTGATACTGAAGAGGTGGTCGGTGATCAAATGTTGCTAGATGCCTTAGGTGGCCATTCAGACACCAAGATGAAGAGCATCGTTACCACGATTCAAAAGGAACAAAATAAGATTATTCGGGATACGAGTTCTGATTTACTATTCGTTCAGGGAGCTGCCGGTTCAGGGAAAACCGCAGCTGTCCTTCAACGAGTGGCTTATTTGCTATACCAGTACTCTGGTAAGTTGCATTCAGGCCAAATTATCTTGTTCTCTCCTAACCAATTATTCAACGACTACATTAACCAAGTTTTGCCAGAACTTGGTGAACAAAACATGGTTCAAATGACGTTCTACCAATACAGTTCGCACCGTTTACCAAGTGTTGAAGTAGAAACTCTATCTCAAAGATTTGATGAACAGTTTATGGGTAATGCTCGTAAAATCAATGATATCAAGGGAAGCCTTGATTTCTTTAGAGCCGTTACGGCATATGCTAATCATTTGAATAAAGAAGATATGCGTTTCAAGAACCTAATGTTCCAAGGCAAGGTTCTGATTCCTAAGGAAAAAATCGAAGAAATCTATTACAGTTTCAATGAAAACTACAACTTGAGAAATCGGTTGTCGGCAACTAAGGAATCTTTGCTCAAGATTTTAAACCGGAAAGTCCATACAGAAATGAAGAAGGACTGGGTTGAAGAGGCAGTTCAAAACCTAACTAAGGAAGACATTCAGCGGATGCACGCTGACGCTGAAGAGGAAATTGAGAACGCGGATAAAGAGTTTAAGTTCTTGGCTCGTCAAATCGTTATCAAGTCATTCAGAAAGGTTCAACGGCAAATCAACCGGAACCACTTCCTAAGTATTAACAACCAGTTCGTCCACATGATGCGGAGCATTCCGCAAATCATCGATTTAAAGGCCTATGACCTCACTGAAGATGATTGGCAACAAGTTGTTCAACACACAATTGATCGACTCAAGGAAGGCAAGCTATCAATCGATGACGCCAGTGCATATCTCTACCTGTATGACCTAATGACAGGTAAACGTGGTGAGCGAGAAATTCGTTACTTGTTTATTGATGAAGTTCAGGATTACTCAGCATTCCAGCTAGCCTTCTTGAAGTTTAACTTCCCACGAGCAAGATTTACGTTGCTTGGAGATTTAAACCAGGCAATCTTTACTCACGAAAACAGCCACAAGTTGCTTAATGAGCTTGGCGGCATGTTTGATAAGGAAAAGACCAAGGTCGTCCAATTGACCAAGTCATACCGTTCAACTGCCCAGATTACTGACTTCACCAAAGAAATTCTGGATAATGGTGAAGCGATTGAGGCATTTAACCGTGATGGTGAACTGCCAGTGGTCTCAATTCAAAAAGATGAGCAACGAGCAATTGAATTTTTAAAGGAACAAGCTAACACCAACGTTGAAGAACACGAAACTACAGCCATCATTGGCAAGACGCTTGAAGAATGTGAGCAACTATTCGAGGACTTGAAAGCTGCTGGGGTTCGGACAACGTTTATTAGAACTGAAAATCAACGGTTGGTGAATGGCATAATCATCGTGCCGTCATTCTTAGCCAAGGGGCTTGAGTTCGACAGCATCATCATGTGGGATGCCTCGAAGAAGAACTACGCAGATGAAGATGACCGTCAGTTGGTATATACGATTTGTACTCGGGCAATGCACAGACTGACAATTATTTCAGTTGGGGAACTTTCGCCGTTGTTTGATAAAGTTGATAAGTCACTTTATCAAATTGAAGAGTGAGGCGATTCCAGTGATTAGGTATGATCAACTATCTGATAATTGTGAACTAGTCGATATCACCGACCCAAGTGATGAAGAGAAACAACACTTAAAGGCTTCATACAGTGTGACTGATGAAATGCTGGGTTACGCCTACGATATCGATGAACGAGCCCGGATGGAATACGATGACGACGTCAATTTGATGACAATCATCTACGATACGGTTATGGACAGTAGTGACCGGAACCCTGAGTTAGACCCAACGGCTCCTGTCATGTTCCTGTTTAACCGTTCTAAATTGTTAGTTTTCACTTCGAGCAACACACATTTTGTTGCTGAAAAGATTAAAGCAATGAAGCGAATTAGGCAGGACGATGAGCCCCTGGATATCGTTTTAAAGTCGATGTATATGCTGTCGAATAGTTACTTTAATGTGATTCACAAAATTGATACCTCTCGACAACGGTTGCAAAAGAGTTTACAAACTAAGGTCAACAAGTCATCTGTTACCCAATTGATGGGCTTACAGACCCAGTTAGTTTACTATTTGACCTCTCTGCGTTCGAACTCAAGTTTATTATCTGATTTACAGCATTCAAAGGAAATTACGATTTCTGATCAGCAACTGGAGCAAGTTGAAGATGACATCATTGAACTTCAACAAGGACTTGAAATGGCTGATATGGCCAGTGACGTGATTGAACACGTTGCTGATGCGTATAAGAGTGTGCTGGATATTGAACTGAACGGAACGATGAAGTTACTAACGATTTATTCAATTTTGTTAGCATTGCCACAGTTGGTATTTGGCTTCTTTGGTCAAAACGTCAAGCTGCCAATGCTGCAAGACGGATGGTTGATGACGATTGGCTGGTCCGTGTTCTTGTTAGTAGTCGGCGCAATTGTGCTGAATATCCACCAACGAAAGTAATAATTATATGAAATAATAAAACGCCATGATAAATTCTAAAAAGAATTGTCATGACGTTTTTATTTACATCAGTTCCATGATCGCAAACACCAACGGAATTGTTGCAACACTTAAAATTGTTGAGGTGGTCATTAACGTAACTGCTGGGCTAGCATCACCCTTTGCCTGTAAGGTGAACAAGACGACGATCCCTGCAGCAGGACAGGCGGCCATCAATACAGTGGTATAAAGGGAAACCCCAGAAATTTGAAGTGCCTGTAAGATAAAGATAGCTGCGATTGGGAAAAACAGGTTTCTAAATATTACAGCCAACCAAAGCCGAAAATCTAGTAATTGGCGAGTGAACTTAATGTTTCCCAGACTGTTACCAATCACGATCATTGATAGTGGGGTGTTGATGGAAGTTATGTATTTGATTAATCCATCCACAGGCCCAGGGATTCTAATTGAAAACAAGAAAATTAGTAGTCCAATTGCTATGGCGATAATGTTAGGATTAAGCACCATCTCCCTGAGGTTTTGCCGAACACTGGGATGGTTCTCTTTTGATTTAAATAAAGCAACTCCGTGAGTCCAGTTAAAGAAGTTGAACATCGCCAGGTAGGCAATTGCGAAGAATACTCCTGCAGCACCAAAAAGCGCACTAGTCAGCGGCACGCCCATAAAACCAGCGTTGGAGTAAATGCTGCCGTATTGAGTAATTCGGCTGAGGTTGCGATTCTTCATTTTGCCAAAAACTAGTTTGGCAATAATAATCTCCACAACGAACATAATGGCAATTGCACCGCAAACCATCAGTAATTTATGTAGCTTAGCCGGTGAATAGTCAGCTTCAAATGCACTGATGATTAAGCAGGGTGAAACTATGTATAACAGAATATTGGTAAGGTCATTGGATGTTTCTCCGTGCATGAATCCTAGTTTGTTAATTAGAACTCCGACTAACATCAAGGCGAACACCAATCCGATTTGATTAGTCAATTGACCGATTGCCATGGGCATTCCTCCAATCATTAAGAACGTTACCAACCATTATAGTTGTTGGGATTTATTAAAGTAAAGCAAATTTGAAATTCAGGTGGAAAGACTGCTGATAAGTTGGGAACAATGTTATAATTTACGAGACTAAAACTTCGGAGATGAATTATGGCTGACCTTATAAATTACTACTCATTTAGTAAGGATGAGTGGAAAAAATTTTATTCTGACATTGAGTTGCCACTAACTGAACATGAATTGAAGCATATCAAGGCCTTTAACGACCAAATTTCACTGCAAGATGTTTCTGACATCTATAAGCCATTGGTTCATATGATTCGTCTGCAAAAGGATAACTTTTCTGAATGGCAGACTAAGAAGGCGAGATTTTTACATAAACCGGTGAGAAACGTACCGTTTATTATCGGAATATCTGGGAGTGTGGCAGTTGGTAAATCAACCACTGCCCGGGTTTTGGAAGACTTGCTGACCAATTATTTTACTGGTGAACACATTCAGTTGATTACCACGGATGGTTTTCTTTACCCAAACGCTGAACTAAAAAAACAAGGGATTCTTGACCGCAAAGGCTTTCCAGAAAGTTACGATATGAAGGCGCTGATCAACTTTTTAAACAGCGTTAAATCAGGAGTTCCGGTAATTAAAACGCCAGTTTATTCTCACCAGGTTTATGACATTGTGCCCGACCAGTTTGAGGTTATCAATCGACCAGATGTGCTGATAGTTGAGGGAAT is from Lentilactobacillus curieae and encodes:
- a CDS encoding ABC transporter permease, producing MADNAKKLSPDDFKLMSDTGQAFLDREKISAPSLTFLQDSWRRLKKNKAAMVSLIILVIIIILAFTSSFWQPHNPNATNPNLANLPPKIPGIDINGFNGTLNQSGTRVDAYAQAGAGKGIHYLMGTDYLGRDLFSRVLYGTRISLIIALVASFFDLTIGVLYGIVSGWKGGRVDNVMQRIIEIMLSIPYIVIMVLLILVLKPGMSAIILAIAITSWINMARLVRAQTLELKNQEFILAARTLGESPLKIAFKHLLPNLSSVIIINMMFTIPTAIFNEAFLSYIGIGISAPQASLGTLISDGQKNFQFLPYQMWYPAIVLSILMIAFNILGDGLRDAFDPKSRE
- a CDS encoding ABC transporter ATP-binding protein, whose protein sequence is MENEKNVLEVRNLEINFKTYAGTVNAIRDVSFDLRKGETLAIVGESGSGKSVTTRSIMGLLANNAVVANGSITYKDQDLLKKSDKEMDELRGKDIAEIFQDPMTSLDPTMKIGKQIAEPLMIHKGMKKEKAYAQALEMMKLVGITDAEKRINNYPHQFSGGMRQRIVIAIALVNYPEILIADEPTTALDVTIQAQILDLMKELQEKINTSIIFITHDLGVVAGMADRVAVMYAGKIVEYGTVDEIFYNPKHPYTWGLLNSMPTLDTEGSELPSIPGTPPDLLDPPAGDAFAPRNPYALKVDTEQEPPFFKVSDTHYAATWLLDERAPKVTPPDPIIQRQKHFAELVEKEKSRSLGAHVNEQEEQL
- a CDS encoding ABC transporter ATP-binding protein; the encoded protein is MDYSKARKILEVSHLKQYFNIGKPNEVHAVDDISFDVYEGETFGLVGESGSGKTTTGRAIIHLYEPTEGEITFDGQDVSKLNTKEKRQHFRREMQMIFQDPYASLNPRMKVKDIVAEGIDINHLATSKEDRSKQVEDLLETVGLNKDHSSRYPHEFSGGQRQRIGIARALAVQPQFIIADEPISALDVSIQAQVVNLLKKLQREKNLTYLFIAHDLSMVKYISDRIGVMHYGRMLEIASSDEIYAHPLHDYTASLLSAVPVPDPDYERTRVQKDYDASQEFDGKERKLVEIVPHHWVRASEDEIPMYKERAMAAPKTNNN
- a CDS encoding histidine phosphatase family protein produces the protein MTISLYFVRHGQTFLNKYHRIQGYADSPLTEKGINDAKDAGKRLSDIKFAAAYSSDARRAVQTAKLMLAENPVAIDVPTELEELRELNFGYFEGEDDVKTWHTIGGPTGDNSFHEMIGRYGIEAAEDKIAAADPYGDAESGKDFWKRFVPGVEKMIANAKDGDQILVATHGTLIRNLVSHWSDIPVDVSTKNGSVTKVNWDGKNYQVEYFNKVD
- the helD gene encoding RNA polymerase recycling motor HelD, which encodes MADNIKTQEQHHLDHVTKEIKAAEKDFSSKVKSTKRDIKGINDNFSNDVRIKTDTYSGMMETAMSIRQQQQMLAERENRQEYAAKQLATLTKLEKNPYFARIDFKENGEAKPETIYIGMASFTDRPDHYLIYDWRAPISSIYYNGGIGDVTYDTPDGEQTVNVKLKRQFQIEGGKIKTVFDTEEVVGDQMLLDALGGHSDTKMKSIVTTIQKEQNKIIRDTSSDLLFVQGAAGSGKTAAVLQRVAYLLYQYSGKLHSGQIILFSPNQLFNDYINQVLPELGEQNMVQMTFYQYSSHRLPSVEVETLSQRFDEQFMGNARKINDIKGSLDFFRAVTAYANHLNKEDMRFKNLMFQGKVLIPKEKIEEIYYSFNENYNLRNRLSATKESLLKILNRKVHTEMKKDWVEEAVQNLTKEDIQRMHADAEEEIENADKEFKFLARQIVIKSFRKVQRQINRNHFLSINNQFVHMMRSIPQIIDLKAYDLTEDDWQQVVQHTIDRLKEGKLSIDDASAYLYLYDLMTGKRGEREIRYLFIDEVQDYSAFQLAFLKFNFPRARFTLLGDLNQAIFTHENSHKLLNELGGMFDKEKTKVVQLTKSYRSTAQITDFTKEILDNGEAIEAFNRDGELPVVSIQKDEQRAIEFLKEQANTNVEEHETTAIIGKTLEECEQLFEDLKAAGVRTTFIRTENQRLVNGIIIVPSFLAKGLEFDSIIMWDASKKNYADEDDRQLVYTICTRAMHRLTIISVGELSPLFDKVDKSLYQIEE
- a CDS encoding magnesium transporter CorA family protein yields the protein MIRYDQLSDNCELVDITDPSDEEKQHLKASYSVTDEMLGYAYDIDERARMEYDDDVNLMTIIYDTVMDSSDRNPELDPTAPVMFLFNRSKLLVFTSSNTHFVAEKIKAMKRIRQDDEPLDIVLKSMYMLSNSYFNVIHKIDTSRQRLQKSLQTKVNKSSVTQLMGLQTQLVYYLTSLRSNSSLLSDLQHSKEITISDQQLEQVEDDIIELQQGLEMADMASDVIEHVADAYKSVLDIELNGTMKLLTIYSILLALPQLVFGFFGQNVKLPMLQDGWLMTIGWSVFLLVVGAIVLNIHQRK
- a CDS encoding AEC family transporter is translated as MAIGQLTNQIGLVFALMLVGVLINKLGFMHGETSNDLTNILLYIVSPCLIISAFEADYSPAKLHKLLMVCGAIAIMFVVEIIIAKLVFGKMKNRNLSRITQYGSIYSNAGFMGVPLTSALFGAAGVFFAIAYLAMFNFFNWTHGVALFKSKENHPSVRQNLREMVLNPNIIAIAIGLLIFLFSIRIPGPVDGLIKYITSINTPLSMIVIGNSLGNIKFTRQLLDFRLWLAVIFRNLFFPIAAIFILQALQISGVSLYTTVLMAACPAAGIVVLFTLQAKGDASPAVTLMTTSTILSVATIPLVFAIMELM
- the coaA gene encoding type I pantothenate kinase, yielding MADLINYYSFSKDEWKKFYSDIELPLTEHELKHIKAFNDQISLQDVSDIYKPLVHMIRLQKDNFSEWQTKKARFLHKPVRNVPFIIGISGSVAVGKSTTARVLEDLLTNYFTGEHIQLITTDGFLYPNAELKKQGILDRKGFPESYDMKALINFLNSVKSGVPVIKTPVYSHQVYDIVPDQFEVINRPDVLIVEGINTLQLPQNQQIYISDFTDFSIYMDADPDLIEKWYLERFGKLMDTAFLDPDNYYHKYAIGDRNQAFDMAKDVWQRVDMPNLNENILPTRSRADMIMHKTVGHLIDRLYLRKY